CCCCGTGGGAGCGTATTGCATATTCATCGGTTTCATATAAAAGAAGTTAAACAAATAAATGGAAAACAAAAAACAGACCCAATGCCAGCAGTATCGACACCGGCAGCGTCAGGACCCAGGCCATGGCGATATTCCTCAGCGTGCCGCTGTTGAGGTTCTTCGTTCCGCCGGACGCGACCATGGCCCCGGCAATCCCGCTGGACAATACGTGGGTGGTGCTCACGGGCAGACCGGAAGCGGTGGCCAGACCGATCATGCTCGCCGCCGTGATTTCCGCGGTGGCCCCCTGAGCATAGTTCAGGTGCTCCTTCCCGATTTTTTCGCCGATGGTCGTCACGATCCTTTTCCATCCGATCATGGTACCGATACCCAATGAGATAGAGATCGTTGCGATCACCCAGAGGGGTGCATAGTCGGTGAGTTTCCCCAGGTCGCCGGACGCTTTTTTGACGATAGCCTTGTCGGACGCAGGCATCTGGATTTTGCCGCTGGCTGCCAACGCACTCAGGGCTTTGGCGGCCGACTGGATCTTTTTCCGGTATTCGTATATGAGCTTGTGGCTGGGATCCCCATGTCCCCCGGCTGCTCCAAACACCCCCGCACCCGCGTCCGCGATGCTGTTGCTCAGCGAATCAAGCGTGGGCTTTGCATCCGGGTTGGCGGCGATCGCCCGTTGGATCACCTGTTGGGTCGGCGCCAGGGCCGAAGCGATCTTGTCCGCGGGGACCGAAGAGTCCAGCGCAAACTTGGCCGGCAGGAAGGCGATGAGGATCAGCATCAGCAGCCCTACCCCTTTTTGTCCATCGTTACTGCCGTGGAAGAAACTGACCAGCGTACACGTCGTGATGAGCAGGAGGCGGATCAGCAGCGGGGGCCGGTCGTTTTCTCCCTGGGGAATGTGAAACAGGGAGTTGGCCTTGACGACGTGTTTCAAAAACAACATCAGCAGGACAGCGACCCCGAACCCGAGCAGGGGCGACAAGATCAGCGACAGGCCGATCTCCCCGGCCTTGCCCCAGTTGACCCCGGCACCATGATAAAAATACGTGAACCCCAGACCGGCGCCGATCATCGCCCCGATCAGGGTATGCGAGCTCGAACACGGGATACCCAGGTACCAGGTCCCCAGGTTCCAGATGATGGAGGCCAGCAACACCGACAACACCATGACGGCCCCCACCTGAACCGGCAACGCCATCAGGTCGTTGAGCGGCACCAGTTTCAGGATACCCATCGCCACGGCTACGCCGCCGGTAAATACACCCATGAAATTGCAGAAGCCCGACCAGGGCACCGCCACCATGGGTTTCAACGCTTTTGTATAGATCACCGTCGCCACGGCGTTCGCGGTATCGTGAAATCCGTTTACAAATTCGAAACCGATGACACACAAAAGGCAAAGGAAAAATATGAGCAAAATAGAACCTTGTAGATCAACCTCGCCAATAAAAGGCAGGTTGATCATGTTGATCAGGAAGGACGTCATGCAAAAGGGTTTTTTCTGAGAAGTGGTCAGCAAAAAACATCATTCCTGGCGGGTTTCAAAAATATAGTATGTTATTTAATTATTATCTATTCTTTGTTAATCCGTAGTCTGTGCAAGCCAAATCAGTAAATATACTCAACTAATTCCTCCGGTGGCCGTATACCTTAGCATTCCTAAACAAGTTAATCTATGTCAAGCAAAGAAAAAGACCCCGTCATCGTGACGCTGCCCCCCGGAACCAGCGGAAACCTCTCCGCGTATGTCGTTGCAAAAGACGGCAGCCTCCTCGACACCGCTCCCTTTTCCGAGGGCAAGGCCCGGCTCTCTCTGTCAAAAGACACCTTAAAAGGCACCAGGGTTTTCGTTGGGCCTCCTTTTCCAAAGGAATATCCCGCCTCCAGGATCAACGCCTATTCCCTGGCCACTTCGGGCGCCCAGCAGATCAGTGTCAACTTTACCGCTGCAAACGAGATCGCCATTGTGCATCTTCCGGCATTCATCATTCCGCCGCTGCACAGTTGTGACATCGTCGGCAACGTCACCAATACGCTGACGGTAAATGGCCTGCCCCAGAGCGGTCCCCTTTGCAAAGCCAGGGTGCATATCTGCACCGTGGATTGGTTTTTCCGCTGGCCGATCTGGTTAAGACCCGTCGTCCCGGAAAACGTATTGAATGAACTGAAAGACAAGTTCGCCGCCCTGGCGACGTCACCCATTCCACCGGCACCCGATCCGGGTCCGCTGGCAGCCAAGGTAAACCTCCCCCTGCGTTCCCTCAGCGCCCGTACATCCAATGCGTTAAAACCGCTCCCCACCACCATCCAGGACGCCATCCAATCCGCCACAACCGATACGATTCACGAAGTCGTATTCAACCATGCGGAGATCCTTTATCCTTACTTCTGTATATGGCCCATCTTCTGGTTCTGGTTTTACCGGGTCACGGAAGTGGAAACGGTGTATACGGATTGCAACGGCCATTTCAACGGGCTGCTCCTTAGCTTCGCGCCCTTGCCGGCTGAAAATATCTATGTATGGGTGGAAGCCAATATAGGGGGAACATGGACCACGGTATATCGTCCTCCCTTCCCCTGTCATACCTATTGGGACTACGCCTGCAATACGGACATCGACATCAACCTGTCCAACCCCAACATTCCCCCCTGCAATTGCGACGTCACGGTGAACGACGGAACCGCCTGGTTCACCGCCATCGGCAGCCAGGCTATTGCTTCCGGGATCCAGCAAGACCCCACCTATACCAATGCCTATGGGATCGAAACGCTGGGGTGCTCCAACGTGTTCAACGCCGATCAGCTCAACCCGTTTGGCGCGACACTCGACCTCGGACTGGCCTTTGGTTCCATGCTGCCGCCGGCCAGCTACTACCGCTGGAAATATACTTTGGCGTATGATTCCACACTGAAAGCCCTGTCCGGGGAACCCACCCAATACATCATGCCTACCATCGCCAGGCCCTACCTCTGGCAAAAACCGGACGGAAGCTGGCAATCCGGATCCATCAATTTGACAGCCACCGATTCCGGCGGGAATACCGCCTATTCCATTCCCAACTTTAACGTGACAAGCTATCCGGGCGTTCCGTCCACGGCGGAATGGGTCTCCTTCAATTTCGTCAGTTCCTATTTCGACAGCACGGCTATTCCCAGCGGTTGTATCATCCGCCTGGAGCTCGAACTCCTGAACATGAGCGGCGGTCTTTTCGAAGTCGTCCCCGTTCCGCCCTCCACCTACCAGGTCTCCATAAACACCGATCCCTCCACCGGTTACGGTGGATCGGTCCCCGCACCGTCGCCCTACCTTAACCTGGACGGGTCCGGCAATGCCCTAAGCCTCTCCTTCCTGGTCCGCGTGGACAATTCCCCGGTCACGGCTACGATCAATAATGTCGTGCTGGAATCCAGCCCCGCCGTCACTTCCAATACCTGCGGCTACCTCCCGTTCCCCAACAACCCCACCGGCCTCGGTTACGGAACCATCCTCGGCTTCCAGGCCTCCGAAGCCTTCAACTTCGCCAAGTATGGTTTTGGCGTCGTCAGGGGGAACGGTTCAGGCGAGCCCGTCGCCGCCGGAGGGTACGTCTTCGAAAACTACACAGACCCGGGCGGCCACTACACTTTCACCGAATCTTCGGGCACCTTCACGTCGTCCGGGCTTACCGTCGGTTACCTGATGGGAACCTGCACGCAGGCAGCAGCCTTCGCGGAATCCCTCACCGTCACGCACCTGGCGACCGACGGCACCTCGGAGCTTTGGCAAACCTATGGTGAACCCTACTATGCAAGCTATCTCGCGGCCTTTGCGCTGATCGGCAGCTAAACCAACCCATATCCAACCTTGTAAGGGCCCTTTCCGGGGCCCTTTTTTTATTATCTTAAGAGACCTCAAGCCAACCTTATGCTTCATTTAACCCTTCGACACCGCGGGGCGCCGCGCCACCTGCCGCAGGCCGCCCATCGCCGCCTGCCCGCCGCCGCGCTGCTCCCACTCGCCGCGGCGCTCCTCTTCGCCGCTCCCGCGGCAGCCCAGCAAACCCAAAAACCTCCCCTGCACGGCACCCACTGGATGGCCGTCACCGGCAAACCCCTAGCCGCCGAAGCGGGCGCCCAAATCTTCCAGCAAGGTGGCAACGCCATCGACGCCGCCTGTGCCATGCTGGCCGCCGTATGCACCATGTGGGATGTATTGAGCTGGGGTGGGGAAACCCAGGCCCTCATCTACAATCCAAAAACCGGCAAGGTGATCGCCATCAACGCCCTGGGTTTTGCCCCTACCGGCGCCACACCGGCCTTTTTTAAAAGCAAAGGCTATGATTTTCCCCCCGAATACGGCCCCCTGGCGGCCGTGACCCCGGGAACACCCGGCGGGCTTTGTTATATGCTCGCGGAATACGGTACTCTAAGCCTTCAGCAGGTCCTTGCCCCGGCGATGGAGATGGCCGGGGGCTATGCCATCGAGGCCGAAACGGCCGACAGTTTTGAGCGCCAGAAAGCAAGGCTCAAACAATGGCCCTACAGCAAGGCCATTTTCCTTACCCATCCCGGGGAGCGGAGAGAGGCCCCGGAAGCGGGAGAAGTCTTCGTCCAAAAAGACCTTTTGGCCACCCTGACCAAAATGGTGGAGGCGGAACAGGACGCCCTGCGTCATCACAAAAGCCGCAAAGAAGCCATTTACGCGGCTTACGACCGCTTTTATAAGGGAGACATCGCCCGGGAATTCGTGCGCGGCTGCCAGGAGCAGGGCGGCCTGATCACGATGGAAGACCTGGCGGCCTGGAAACCCCTTGAAGAAGAACCCCTGCACACCAACTACCGCGGTGTGGAAGTCTACAAGCTCCAGCAGTGGACTCAGGGTCCCACCATGCTGCAAACCCTGAATATCCTCGAAAATTTCAACTTGAAGGATATGGGCTACAACAGCGCCCGCTACATCCACACCATTTACCAGGCGATGAACCTTGCCTTTGCCGACCGGGACTTTTATTACGGCGACCCCTACACCAATACCGGGCAACCCATGCAGGGTCTTTTGAGCAAGGCCTATGCAAAGGACCGGGCGGCCACCATAGACAAAGACCATAATAACGCCTCGGCAGCGCCCGGCGACCCCTACCCCTACGAGGGCAGGACCAACCCCTTCAACAGCCTGCTGCAACAAAGGGCCCACCTCGATTTTTCCCACGCCCTTGCGTTGGACGAATCCCTTTACCACGACCGGCTTTGGCGGGGTACCACGAGCATCGAGGCCGCCGACAAGGACGGCTGGGTCATTTCCGTAACGCCCAGCGGCGGCTGGCCCCCTGCCTGCGTCGCGGGACATACCGGCGTGGGCATGAGCCAGCGCATGCAAAGTTTTGTCCTGGATTCCGTCCTCGACCCCTTCAACGTGGTGGCGCCCCGCAAACGTCCGCGCGTCACCCTCACCCCCTCCCTCGCACTCAGGGACAACAAGCCCTTTCTTTGTTTTAGCGTACAGGGAGGGGATACCCAGGACCAAAACCTGCTGCAGTTCTTTTTGGACATGGTTGAATTCGGGATGACCGTCCAGGAAGCCACGGAAGCACCCAATATCAATTCCGACCAGCTCTGGCTGTCGCTGGGCGGAGAACACATAGAAGACCGGCGCCCCCGCCCCGGCCGTGTCCTCATAGGCAACATTACCCCACCCTATGTACGGGAGGAGCTTCGAAAGATGGGCTACACCCTGACTTCCGGAGACAGGACGAGCGGCCCGATCAATGCCATTTTTATCGACGCCAGACACGGCACCCTCTGGGGTGGCAGCAGCAATAACGGCGAGGACTACGGCATAGGCTGGTGACTACTGCGCGTGGGTGATGCTGGTCGTCCGCGCCTGCGTGCTGTCCCCCAATTTGGTTGTCTCCCCGTTGCAGTTCGTGAAATAAACCGGGTTGCCGTTGTCGAAAAAACGGTACACCTTGCATCCATCTTGCTCAAAGAGGTAAGACACCTTATACGTCTGGTTATTCTGGGCCTTCGCGGTCTGGATCGGGATGTTGGGGGAACAGGCGGCAAGGGCAAGCGGAAGTGCCGGTAAAACGGCCCAATACTTTTTCATAAAAATGATTTTCAGTTAAACTAGACGAGAGCGCCCCCAACTAAAAGTTAAAGTTGTACGAATGCCTTAAATTGCGGACCTATGAAGTGGTCCTACAATACCAGCTATCCATCCATCGACGATCTGCGTGACAAAGCTCAACGAAAGATCCCCCGCTTCGCCTTCGAATACCTCGACGGAGGTTGCAACGAAGACGTCAACCTCTACAAGAATACCGCGGAGCTTAGGGAAGTGGAGCTAAAGCCCTACTACCTCACCAGGCATACAGGATCGGATATGCGGACGGAGCTTTTCGGACACACCTACGACGCGCCCTTCGGCATCGCCCCCGTGGGACTCCAGGGTCTGATGTGGCCAAACGCCCCCGAGATCCTTGCCCGGGCCGCGTTTGAACACAATATTCCTTTTATCCTGAGCACTGTGACCACGTCCAGCATCGAGCGGATTGCCGAGCTGACCGAGAGCCGTGCCTGGTTCCAGCTCTACCACCCGGCGGAAAACACGCTCAGGGACGACATCCTCAAAAGGGCCGGGGATGCCGGTTACCCGGTGCTGGTCATTCTTTCCGACGTGCCCACGTTTGGCTACCGCCCCCGGGATATCCGCAACGGGTTGGCCATGCCCCCCCGCATGACCTTCCGGAACATGCTCCAGATCGCGGGCCGGCCTGAATGGGCGCTCCGGACCCTGATTCACGGCCAGCCGGCCTTTGCCACCATGAAGCCATACATGCCCAAAGGACTCGACATGAAACAGCTCGGGCTCTGGATGAACAAAACCTTTGCCGGCCGCCTCAACGAAGAAAAGATCGCGCCCATCCGGGACATGTGGAAAGGGAAACTGGTCATCAAGGGAATCGCCAGCGAAGAAGACGCCGAGACAGCCATCCGTCTCGGCCTGGACGGTATCATCGTCTCCAACCACGGCGGACGCCAACTGGACGCGGGAGAATCCGCCGTCCATTCCCTCGTCCCCATTGCCGCCAAATACGGCAACCGGATCAAGATCATGATGGACAGCGGTGTCCGCTCCGGCCCCGACGTCGCCCGCGCCATGGCCAGCGGAGCCGCCTTTACCTTTATGGGCCGGTCGTTTATGTACGGCGTCGCCGCGCTCGGTCAACAAGGTGGCCACCACACCATCTCGATCCTGAAAACCCAGCTCCAACAGGTCATGGAACAGATCTGCTGTGCGCGGACGTCGGAGTTTCAGCGGCACATAGTGCGGTAGCTTTCGCCTTGAAAAATTCGATATACCGCGAGAGCTCCCCGGTAATTCCCCAGAATACGACAAAGTGTCTCAGGTCGAACTTCTGGTAACCGCCGCTTTTGAACGTCAGCACAAGGTGTTCCTCGGTATGGATCGACCTTCCGCGTGTAGCCGAACGATCCAGGATGGCGGTTTCATCTACCTCGCTCCACTTGTATAAAATGTCGTCAATGGTCATCCCGTTCACATCTATGTGAATGCTGTAGTTGAGCGTATCGTTGAAAAAGTAGGATTTGACAAACCAAAGTGCGAGAACCAGGCCCACGGCAAAAAGGATCATCCCGAACAGCTTGGCTATCCCCGGGGATGGGGCTAAGACGAGGGCCAGTCCATGGCGACGAGCTCATCCTGCTCGATCCTTTTCAAGTTCCCGGAAACGGGTTTCATCTTACTGTCCCCCTTTATTCCGAAGCTGATACTCCTTCGGCGGCTCCACCCCCAGTAAGTTCCTGACGAAGTAGTCCCACCGCTTCCGCGTCATATACAACGAATAGGCACCATACCCGTGCGGGCTGTTGGGAAAAACAACAAGGTCGTAGTCCTTGTTCGCTTTTTCCAGCGCCTCCACGACCAGGAGTGTATTTTCCGGGGGAACGTTGTCGTCCATCAACCCGTGGGCCAGCATCAGCTTTCCCTTTAGGTTCTTGGCGTAGTTTTCGTTGGCCTGGGCGGCGTAGTCCGATGCGCCGGCCAGGCCGTCATACCGCTCGCCCCAGTCGTCTTCGTAGTTGCGGTTGTCGTGGTTGCCGGATTCTGCAATCCCCACCTTGAAAAAGTCGGGGTAGCGGAACATGGCGTCCGCCGTGGCAAACCCGCCGCCGGAGTGTCCCCAGATCCCTACGCGGTTCGTATCGATATAGGCATACCGCGCCGCCAGTTGCCGGATGCCGGCCACCTGGTCGGGCAGCGTGTTCTCCGCCATGTTCCCGTAGCTCATGTCGTGAAAACTCTTTGACCGGAGCGGGTTGCTGGAGCCTTCGAGTGCGATCACGATAAAGCCGAGCTCCGCCAGGGCCTGGTTGTCCCCGCGGGAGGCAGCAAAAGACCAGCTCCCGACGCTACCCCCCTGTGGCCCGGGATAGATATAGTCGATGATGGGATATTTCCTGGCGGGGTCCAGGTGCGTAGGGGTAAACATCAATCCATACAAATCGGTCGTGCCGTCGTGCGCCTTTACCGTAAAAGGCGTCACCGGTTTCCAACCCGCCGCGACGAGCCGGCTGATGTCCGTTTTGGCCAGCGTGGCGATCAGCTTACCGTCTATGCCACGCAGCACGGTCACACCCGGTACGTCGGGTTTTGAATAGCTGTCGATAAAATAATTCCCGTCGGGGGACAGCGTCACCGCGTGGTTCCCTGGTTCCGGGGTGAGCAGGGTGAGGTTTTTGCCGTCGAAATTGACGCGGTACAATTGGCTGAAATATGGATTCTCCGGTTGCCGGCCATCGGCGATAAAATACAACTGGCGTTTCTTTTCGTCCACCTTCAGCAACTTTGTCACGACCCAGTCGCCTTTGGTGATCTGGTTTTTTACCTGGCCTGTCTTTGCATCGTACAGGTATAGGTGCCCCCAGTTGTCTCTTTCCGAGTACCAGATGAATTCACCCGAAGCCGGGAGGTAACGCCAGTTGATGGTCCCCTGGCCCGATTCGTACTGGGTGGGCACGGTTTCCTCAAACACTTCCCGGACGGCCCCCGTGGCGGCGTCGGCGATACGGACCTTTTCATTCTTATGGTCCCGCGACGTGGACACAAAAGCCAGCTCCCGGGCATCCGGGCTCCAATCCACATCGTCAAACGTACCGCTGCTCGCGATGTCGTCGCTTAAGGTCGCCCGGTGTGGATCGGGTTCGACCTGGAGACGGATCACCTGCGGCGTATCCACGTTGATGACCACCCGCTGGATGGTAATGATCGTTTTATCCCCGGGGAAAGCATACTTCCATGCTTTCAGCGTGGGCGCGCCGACATTGGTCGTCACCAGGTACATCTCATTGACGCCCCGCTGGTCCTGTTGGAACGTCGCGATTTTCCGGGAATCCGGAGACCAGCGAAGGACGGGACCGTCCCCGTGTCTCCAGCCCGCGTTGTCCGTGGCGTAACCGAAATCTTTTACGCCGTCGGTGGTCAGTTGGGTTTCCTGTTTGGTGGCAATGTCCCGCACCCACAGGTTATAGTCTTTTATAAACGCCTCTTTTTTCCCGTCCGGTGACGCCACGACGTCCGCGGCTCCCCGGCGGCGGAATTCACCGCCCGCGGGTTCGTCACCCGCCCCGGTATCCTCCGTACATTGATACGTCTTCAGGTCGCACTTCCAGCGCTTCCCGTCCGCGCGGAACCGGATGGATCCGCCGTCAGGGGTGTAGGCGAAGCTCTGAAAGGGCAACCGCCCGGCCTCGTAGGTCGAACCGCTCGCCGTAGAAAGTGCCGCGGCCAGCTTTTGCTGATCAAACGCCGGGGATTGTGTCTTTTTCACCGGGTCCACCAGGACGAAGGCACCCCCGTCCCTGAACCAAAACCGCCCGTCCGGAAGCCAGTTCGGACGCACGCTCCCGTGGTCCACCAGGGGCTCCGTGTTGTAGCTCATCATGCTTTCCGCGTGTGCGTAGTCGGTTGCCGTCAGCTGGGCGTGGACAGAAGTAAAGTACCCGCATAGCAAGAGTATCGCGTAGATCTTTCTCATGGGCGGTAATATACTATAAACCGGGAGGCCCGGAGCGCTTCTTTACACGAGCGGTTTAGCGGGTGGAAAATCCAGGGGAATCCTGGTCATCCGGTACACATAGTTGGTAAAGCTCATCACGTTGATCAGCACCATCAGGTCCATCAGGTTCGCTTCCGAAAAACCCGTATCGAAAAAGGTCCGGAGCGTTGCCTCCGCCACCTCCCCCCGGTGCTCGATGACCGACCGGACGATGGCATAGATGGCCTTCCACCGGGGGTCCGGCAGCGTACCCGCCCGAAGCTGCAACGTTTCCTCTTCCGTCCAGTGATTCCGGATCGCGCTGAGTGTGTGCGAGGCCAGACAGTATTCGCACCCGTTGATCTCGGAGACGATCAGGTACACCCCTTCACGGTCCTTGCCGTGAAAAGACCCTTTGGCCTGCGCCTGTACGAAGGCCATGTAAGAGCCAAGGGCATTAGCGGAATACCCGATGGTGGCATACAGGTTCGGGACCTTCCCTGCCGCGCGTTTCAGTTGGTCGAAAGTCGCCTGGGCTTCCGGTGTGACCTCCTCGTAGGACGGAACTTTGAACATATTGTTCATTTTTTCCTGGAAAATACCTATATTTAGCATATAAATCCGTATCCCATGTACCTCCAGCCCTCCACTGTCTGGCTCGCTATTTTGTCCATCTGGGCCATCGTCATCGGTTGTAATGTTTATGTTGGTTATGTCCAGGTACGCCTTTTCCACAAAGGCCTGCTTCATTCCAATTGGAGCCTTGGCACGAGTATTTTGAAAAGCGCCCGGCAATACGCCACGGACCGCCGTGACATCAGGATGATCCGCAACGCCACGGTGTTGTTTAACGTCTCGATCGTCGCCTTCCTCAGTTTTTTGCTGGGGGTAACCTGGTTGGCGATATAAAGAATATGCCTATATTGTACACCGCATGTACTTATGGGGCGTAGGAAAAACAATCGTGATTTTGCTCACCAGTAAAGTCCTGGATACCACTTATCCGAAGGGAGCGAACTATTATCAGCACCAGCGGGACCTGATAGACCTGACCTACAAGCTGGTGGGGAAGGACCCGGATACCCGCGTGGACAGCACGGGGATCACCAATACCAATGTCTATTTCGTGGTCGCACCGATCGTCGAATACACGATTGCCACCGGTTTTTCGCCGGGGGTTGCGACCAGT
This region of Dinghuibacter silviterrae genomic DNA includes:
- a CDS encoding carboxymuconolactone decarboxylase family protein; translation: MFKVPSYEEVTPEAQATFDQLKRAAGKVPNLYATIGYSANALGSYMAFVQAQAKGSFHGKDREGVYLIVSEINGCEYCLASHTLSAIRNHWTEEETLQLRAGTLPDPRWKAIYAIVRSVIEHRGEVAEATLRTFFDTGFSEANLMDLMVLINVMSFTNYVYRMTRIPLDFPPAKPLV
- a CDS encoding inorganic phosphate transporter, which encodes MTSFLINMINLPFIGEVDLQGSILLIFFLCLLCVIGFEFVNGFHDTANAVATVIYTKALKPMVAVPWSGFCNFMGVFTGGVAVAMGILKLVPLNDLMALPVQVGAVMVLSVLLASIIWNLGTWYLGIPCSSSHTLIGAMIGAGLGFTYFYHGAGVNWGKAGEIGLSLILSPLLGFGVAVLLMLFLKHVVKANSLFHIPQGENDRPPLLIRLLLITTCTLVSFFHGSNDGQKGVGLLMLILIAFLPAKFALDSSVPADKIASALAPTQQVIQRAIAANPDAKPTLDSLSNSIADAGAGVFGAAGGHGDPSHKLIYEYRKKIQSAAKALSALAASGKIQMPASDKAIVKKASGDLGKLTDYAPLWVIATISISLGIGTMIGWKRIVTTIGEKIGKEHLNYAQGATAEITAASMIGLATASGLPVSTTHVLSSGIAGAMVASGGTKNLNSGTLRNIAMAWVLTLPVSILLALGLFFVFHLFV
- a CDS encoding S9 family peptidase gives rise to the protein MRKIYAILLLCGYFTSVHAQLTATDYAHAESMMSYNTEPLVDHGSVRPNWLPDGRFWFRDGGAFVLVDPVKKTQSPAFDQQKLAAALSTASGSTYEAGRLPFQSFAYTPDGGSIRFRADGKRWKCDLKTYQCTEDTGAGDEPAGGEFRRRGAADVVASPDGKKEAFIKDYNLWVRDIATKQETQLTTDGVKDFGYATDNAGWRHGDGPVLRWSPDSRKIATFQQDQRGVNEMYLVTTNVGAPTLKAWKYAFPGDKTIITIQRVVINVDTPQVIRLQVEPDPHRATLSDDIASSGTFDDVDWSPDARELAFVSTSRDHKNEKVRIADAATGAVREVFEETVPTQYESGQGTINWRYLPASGEFIWYSERDNWGHLYLYDAKTGQVKNQITKGDWVVTKLLKVDEKKRQLYFIADGRQPENPYFSQLYRVNFDGKNLTLLTPEPGNHAVTLSPDGNYFIDSYSKPDVPGVTVLRGIDGKLIATLAKTDISRLVAAGWKPVTPFTVKAHDGTTDLYGLMFTPTHLDPARKYPIIDYIYPGPQGGSVGSWSFAASRGDNQALAELGFIVIALEGSSNPLRSKSFHDMSYGNMAENTLPDQVAGIRQLAARYAYIDTNRVGIWGHSGGGFATADAMFRYPDFFKVGIAESGNHDNRNYEDDWGERYDGLAGASDYAAQANENYAKNLKGKLMLAHGLMDDNVPPENTLLVVEALEKANKDYDLVVFPNSPHGYGAYSLYMTRKRWDYFVRNLLGVEPPKEYQLRNKGGQ
- a CDS encoding DUF4884 domain-containing protein: MKKYWAVLPALPLALAACSPNIPIQTAKAQNNQTYKVSYLFEQDGCKVYRFFDNGNPVYFTNCNGETTKLGDSTQARTTSITHAQ
- a CDS encoding alpha-hydroxy acid oxidase, encoding MKWSYNTSYPSIDDLRDKAQRKIPRFAFEYLDGGCNEDVNLYKNTAELREVELKPYYLTRHTGSDMRTELFGHTYDAPFGIAPVGLQGLMWPNAPEILARAAFEHNIPFILSTVTTSSIERIAELTESRAWFQLYHPAENTLRDDILKRAGDAGYPVLVILSDVPTFGYRPRDIRNGLAMPPRMTFRNMLQIAGRPEWALRTLIHGQPAFATMKPYMPKGLDMKQLGLWMNKTFAGRLNEEKIAPIRDMWKGKLVIKGIASEEDAETAIRLGLDGIIVSNHGGRQLDAGESAVHSLVPIAAKYGNRIKIMMDSGVRSGPDVARAMASGAAFTFMGRSFMYGVAALGQQGGHHTISILKTQLQQVMEQICCARTSEFQRHIVR
- a CDS encoding gamma-glutamyltransferase family protein, whose protein sequence is MLHLTLRHRGAPRHLPQAAHRRLPAAALLPLAAALLFAAPAAAQQTQKPPLHGTHWMAVTGKPLAAEAGAQIFQQGGNAIDAACAMLAAVCTMWDVLSWGGETQALIYNPKTGKVIAINALGFAPTGATPAFFKSKGYDFPPEYGPLAAVTPGTPGGLCYMLAEYGTLSLQQVLAPAMEMAGGYAIEAETADSFERQKARLKQWPYSKAIFLTHPGERREAPEAGEVFVQKDLLATLTKMVEAEQDALRHHKSRKEAIYAAYDRFYKGDIAREFVRGCQEQGGLITMEDLAAWKPLEEEPLHTNYRGVEVYKLQQWTQGPTMLQTLNILENFNLKDMGYNSARYIHTIYQAMNLAFADRDFYYGDPYTNTGQPMQGLLSKAYAKDRAATIDKDHNNASAAPGDPYPYEGRTNPFNSLLQQRAHLDFSHALALDESLYHDRLWRGTTSIEAADKDGWVISVTPSGGWPPACVAGHTGVGMSQRMQSFVLDSVLDPFNVVAPRKRPRVTLTPSLALRDNKPFLCFSVQGGDTQDQNLLQFFLDMVEFGMTVQEATEAPNINSDQLWLSLGGEHIEDRRPRPGRVLIGNITPPYVREELRKMGYTLTSGDRTSGPINAIFIDARHGTLWGGSSNNGEDYGIGW